From the Rhizobium sp. SL42 genome, the window CTCGCCGGTCGCCTTCTCGATCGTGTCGAGCGCAAAGTCGATACCCTCGCGGATATAGGCCTCCCAGTCCTTGTTCGCATGGCGCTCGTCGGGATTGACCCAGGAGATGACGAAGACGGTGTGTCCCTGCTCGACGCACCACTTGATGAAGCTTTTCTGCGGATTGAGGTCGAGTATGTAGAACTTGTTGATCCATGGCGGGCAGATCAAGAGCGGTCGCTTCAACACGGTATCTGTCGCCGGCGCATACTGGATGACTTCGCAGATATCGCTCTGCGCAATCACCTTGCCCGGCGTGATGGCCATGTTTTCACCGACAGCGAATTTGCTGGTGTCCGTCTGGCGAATTCGCAATTCGCCTTTGCCGGCGGCGATATCTTCGGCCAGCATCTGCATGCCCTTGACCAGATTGGCACCGCTGGTGGCGACCGTTTCCCGGTAGAGCTGTGGATTGGTGGCGACGAAATTTGCCGGCGAAAGCGCTGCCGTGATCTGGCGAACATAAAACGCCGCCTTGTGGCGCGTATGCTCGTCGAGCCCCTCGGCGTCATTGACCATCTTGTCGGCCCAATCGGACAGGACGAGGTAGGTCTGGCGCAGGAAATCGAAGAACGGATTGCGCTGCCAGTCTTCGTCGGCGAATCGCTTGTCCTTCGGCAGCGGATCGTCAACCGGCGTGTCCGGCGGCGCGGAAAGACGGGTCAGCGAGCGCGCCCAGATGCCGAAGACCGCGTTCAGCAGGTGGGTCTGCGCTTCCATCGTCCGCTTCGGGTCCGACATCCAGTATTCGGCCAGCTTGGACATCGTCTTGATGAGCTCGGACATCGGCTCGGAGACCGGATCGACAATCTCGCCCCGTTCGCGCGGCGCAAGCCAGCTGGATGCGGCTTTTCCGAGGTTTTCGAGCGCCTTTGCCGCATTGATGGCCAATGCCTGCGGGTCCTTGACGATATAGGGCTCGATCAGCTTTGCATCGAATGCCGGACCGGACTGTGCCGTCTCTTCCCGTTTGTTGTCCAAGGCATCCTCCCCAGGATTGTATCTGGCGTCTTTTGTATTTGCGCATCCTGCATGAAAATGACTACAAGTTCCAGCGATTGGCGCATAGTCTTTCGCAGGTAGCGGGAAAATGCACCCTTTGAATTTGCTGGATTTCCAGCAGGCATGCGGATTGTTGAGACCATGGCACAGACGACCTTTAGCCTTAAAAGCCTCACCCGGCCGGCACACCTGGCCGCCATCATCGGCATGCTCGCCGCAAGCGGCTGCCAGTCATCCGCGGAAACGCCAACGGTCACGCCGACGCCCTCGGCACTGCAGGTGACCGTTGATGATGTGGATGCGCCCGAACAGGCGGCACCGCGTCCGACATCGAAGGACGGCTTCCCGAATTTCGGCGGATCGTTGAACGCCGCCAATGTGCAGATGAACAATGAGGAAGCCGCGGCACTTCAGCAGCAGCTCACTGCGCTGTCCAGCGCGCGCCAGTCCGGAAGCATCACCGAAGCCGAATATCAGCGCAAACTTGCCGAGCTGCGTACGCTTGCGGCCCAGCATGGCCCCGAGACGCAGGCGCAAATCGCCAAATAGCACTTGCCTTTCGGCGGGATTTTCCGCAAATCAACGAGAGGCTTTTGGCAGGTTTTTCAGCGTGACTCGTCGCGCGGGTCGGATTTGCGACAAAATTTGCTGCCAGCGCTTCTGTTGAGATACTATCGTCCAGCGCCGGTTTTGCGGTTCGTTGCGGGGCTGGCGATCACTGGGACAAACGAACCCGCCTGCCGCGGACAAGGCCCGCGCGGTTTCAGGGGTTGAAGATGGAAGAATTTCACAAAGTCCGGCGCTTGCCGCCCTACGTTTTCGAACAGGTCAATCGTTTGAAGGCGAGCGCGCGAGCCGGTGGCGCCGACATCATCGACCTTGGCATGGGCAACCCCGATCTTCCGACCCCGCAGGCGATTGTCGACAAGCTCTGCGAAGTGGTCCAGGACCCGCGCACGCATCGCTATTCATCGTCCAAGGGCATCCCCGGCCTTCGCCGTGCCCAGGCCGCCTACTATGCGCGCCGTTTCGGCGTGAAGCTCAACCCCGACACGCAGGTTGTCGCGACGCTCGGCTCCAAGGAAGGCTTTGCCAACATGGCCCAGGCGATTACCGCGCCCGGCGATGTCATCCTTTGCCCGAACCCAACGTATCCTATCCATGCCTTCGGCTTCCTGATGACCGGCGGCGTTATCCGCTCGATCTCGGTCGAGCCGGACGAAACCTTCTTTCAGCCGCTCGAGCGCGCCGTGCGCCATTCGATTCCAAAGCCGATCGCGCTGATCCTCAACTACCCGTCGAATCCGACGGCGAAGATCGCATCGCTTGACTTCTACAAGGATGTCATCGCGTTTGCGAAGAAGCACGACATCATCGTGCTGTCCGATCTGGCCTATTCGGAAATCTATTTCGATGGCCCGCCGCCACCGTCGGTACTCGAAGTGCCGGGCGCGATGGACTGCACGGTCGAGTTCACCTCGATGTCAAAGACATTCTCCATGCCCGGCTGGCGCATGGGCTTTGCCGTCGGCAATGAACGGCTGATTTCCGCGTTGACCCGGGTCAAGTCCTATCTCGACTACGGCGCGTTCACGCCGATCCAGGTTGCGGCCACCCATGCCCTGAACGGCGATGGTTCCGACATTGCAGAAGTGCGCAACGTCTACAAGCGTCGCCGTGACGTCATGGTCGAAAGCTTCGGCAAGGCCGGTTTCGAAGTGCCGCCGCCGGCAGCGACCATGTTTGCCTGGGCCAAGATCCCGGAAAAGTTCCGTCATCTCGGTTCGCTGGAATTCTCCAAGTTGCTGGTCGAAAAGGCCGATGTGGCCGTGGCGCCTGGCATCGGATTTGGCGAGATGGGCGACGAATATGTGCGCCTCGCGCTGGTCGAGAACGAACACCGCATTCGTCAGGCGGCCCGCAGCATCAAGAAGTTCCTGTCGACCGCCGACGAGACGATGCACAATGTCATTTCGCTCAACGCCCATCGTTGATCGCTGGCATTGAGCTTTTGGGCGGCCCGCTCGCGGCCGCCGATTTCCATAAACTGATTAGGTCAGGACTGATCCATGGCTGATGCCCTTAAAATTGGCGTGGCGGGTCTTGGTACCGTTGGTGCCTCGCTCGTCCGTATCCTCCAGCAGCGCTCGAACGCGCTGACCGTAGCCTGCGGTCGTCCGATAATCGTCACGGCGGTATCGGCACGCGACAAGGCGAAGGATCGCGGCATAGATATTTCCGGCATGCAATGGTTCTCCGATCCAGTCGACATGGCCCAGAATGCCGATATCGACGTTTTCGTCGAACTCGTCGGCGGTTCCGAGGGGGCTGCAGACCTTTCGGTGCGTGCGGCACTTGGTCGTGGCCTGCATGTGGTGACCGCCAACAAGGCGCTGCTGGCTCGTTGCGGTGTCGAGCTGGCGAGACTGGCCGAGGAAAAGGGCCTTCTGCTGAACTATGAGGCGGCTGTTGCCGGCGGTATCCCGGTCATCAAGACCTTGCGTGAATCCCTGACCGGAAACAATTTCTCCCGCATCTACGGGATCATGAATGGCACCTGCAATTACATCCTGACCAAGATGGAGAAGGAAGGTCTTTCCTTCGCGGATTGCCTGAAGGAAGCCCAGAGGCTCGGTTATGCAGAGGCTGATCCTGCTTTCGACATCGAGGGCAATGACACCGCCCACAAGCTGTCGATCCTGACCACGCTCGCCTTCGGTTCTGAAATCGCGGCCGACAAGATCTATCTCGAGGGCATCACCAATATCTCGATCGAGGATATTCATGCGGCCGCCGATCTCGGCTATCGCATCAAGCTGCTAGGTGTCGCCCAGAAGACGGAGAGCGGCATCGAGCAGCGCGTGCACCCGACCATGGTGCCGCTCGATTCGGTGATTGCACAGGTCGATGGCGTGACCAATGCGGTGGCGCTCGAATCCGATATTCTCGGCGAGCTTTTGATGGTTGGCCCCGGTGCCGGTGGCAATGCGACCGCCTCGGCCGTGCTCGGTGATATCACCGACATTGCCAAGAGCCGTCCGGGTGCCCAGGAAGTGCCGGTGCTCGGTCGTCCCGCCCATCTGCTCGAGCCTTATCGCCAGGCTGAGATGCAGAGCCACGAAGGTGGCTACTTCATCCGCCTGACCGTCCAGGATCGCACCGGCGTATTCGCCAGCATCGCGACCAAGATGGCGGAAAACAACATTTCGCTCGAATCCATCGTCCAGCATTCCAAGCAGCCGATGATCGCCGGAAAACCCCAGACGATTATCCTGGTCACCCATGCCACGATGGAAATCGCAGTGCGTAAAGCCGTCGATGCGATCAAGCACGAGGGCTATCTCGTCGGCGAGCCGCAGATGATTCGCATCGAGCGGCCGAAGTCCTAAGTCTTTTGCAGCGCAGCGTTTTCGGGGAATTCACCCGATTTCGCTGCTGCATCTGCGAAGTAATTGGGCTTTTTGGCGGAAAAATACGCGCCGCTTACAAAAAATCACTGTCCCGCTCTCGCCATGCTTGTGCCTGCGCGGTAGTTTGTCGCTATCTGTCAGGTTCTTGGGGAGGAGCCTCAGCGATGAGTGTGGGAAAGACATGGGTTTCTCCGGCCGATTTCGCCGGATGCGACACATTATTCGAGCACAAGCAGACTGATGTCCAACAGCGGACAACCTGTGCGTCAGATGCTGACGGATGGGAGGCCTCGGCTGACGGCATGTCGGACTGGGCAATGATCCTGGCCTTCTTGTCTGCCATGGCCGTGCCATTTGCTTTGGTGGCCTGGCTGATGGCGTGAACCATCGCAGGACGGCAGTGCCGTGTGCAGGTCGCAGCGGCGGTGTTGAAGCCCCGGTTTTCTCTGTTCATTTTTGTCAGGGCCGCTAGAACAGCGGAAGGACGTTGATGACGGCTCTTTGTCGGCATTGCGTCCATCCCAATGTCGCGGCATGGCGGTGACCCTCCGGTTGTCGTGCGGCCGCGTTTCAAAGCGAGTCCCATGTCCGAACCGGTAGATCCCGTCCAGCGTGCTTTTCTTGGTGTCGAGCAGTCCGTCAGCGGCCAGCGCTGGATGACACGTGCCGATCAGGCGGCGCAGAACAGGGCACTGGCAATGAGCCAGGTCCATGGCATCCCGGAACTGGTTGCACGTGTGCTTGCGGGCAGGGGCGTTGGCGTCGACGAGGCTCCCGCATTTCTCGATCCCAGCATCCGCAACCTGATGCCGGACCCGTCGCGGCTGACCGATTGCGATATTGCTGCCGAGCGCATCTGTGCCGCCATCAATCGTGGCGAGCGCGTCGCCATCTTCGGCGACTACGACGTCGATGGCGCGGCTTCCTCAGCCTTGATGTTCCGCTTCCTGCATCATTTCGGCATTGATGCGGAGATCTACATCCCAGACAGGATTTTCGAGGGCTACGGGCCTAACGCTGCCGCCATCGACCAGTTGATCGATCGCGGCGCCCAGTTGATCATCACGGTCGACTGCGGGTCCACCAGCATCGAGGCCCTGGCTGCCGCCGAGCGACGCAAGATCGATGTCGTGGTCATCGACCACCACCAGATGGGCCATGAGATGCCCACCTGTCATGCTCTGGTCAATCCCAATCGCGAGGATGATCTGTCGGGGCAGGGGCATCTCTGCGCCGCAGGGGTTGTCTTCATGGTCCTAGTGGCCAGCCTGCGGCGTTTGCGCGAGCAAGGGCATGCCTATGCCCGCTCGCTTGATCTGCTCGCCTGGCTCGATCTGGTCGCGCTGGCAACGGTGTGCGATGTCGTGCCGTTGAAGGGCCTGAACCGTGCCTATGTCACCAAAGGCCTGATTGCTGCCCGCCACCAGCAAAATGCCGGCCTTGCCGCATTGCTGCGCATTGCCGGCATCGGTGGCCCGGTGACGCCGTATCATTTCGGATTCCTTGTCGGGCCGCGAATCAATGCTGGGGGACGCATCGGCGATGCCGCGCTGGGAAGTCGGTTGCTGACCATCGACGAGCCTGCGGAAGCCGACAAGATTGCCACCCATCTGGATGAACTCAATCGCGAACGTCAGGCCATGGAAGCGGTCATGCTGGCCGAGGCCGAAGCGGAAGCCATGGCGGAATACGGCACCGGCGAGACGGCGGGGGTAATCGTCACGGCACGCGAGAACTGGCATCCGGGTATTGTCGGATTGCTGGCTGCCCGGCTGAAGGAGCGGTTCAAGCGCCCGGCCTTCGCCATTGCCTTCGATCCGTCGGGCAAGGGGGCGGGCTCCGGCCGGTCGATCAATGGCTTCGATATCGGCAAGATGGTGCGGGCCGCCGTCGACAATGGCCTGCTGGTCAAGGGGGGAGGCCACGCGATGGCCGCCGGCTTGACGGTCGAGCGCGGCAATCTCGGTCGCCTCAGGGCGTTCTTCGATGAGCAGGCATCCACACAGGTCGCCTCACTTGCGGCCAACCAGACGCTGAAGATAGACGGCGCCATCGGCGCATCGGGTGCAACGCTTTCGCTGATCGACCAGCTCGAGGCCGCCGGCCCTTACGGCTCTGGTCATGCGCAGCCGATATTCGCCGTGCCGATGCACCGGCTGCGCGACGTGCGCCCGGTCGGCACCACCCATGTGAAGATCACGCTGGAGGCGCTGGATGGCAGCAAGCTCGAAGGTATCGCCTTCCGCGCGGCGGAAACCGAACTCGGCCATTTCCTGATGAACAATCGCGGCAATCAGGTTCACGTGGCCGGGACGCTGGGCGCCGATCATTGGCAGGGCAACCGCCGCATTCAACTGCGCGTTCTCGATGCCGCGAAGGCACTTTAACTTACGTAACGTGATAAAAGTAGCTTAAGGTGAAGTGGCACGCCCTAGGGGAGTCGAACCCCTCTTCCCAGAATGAAAATCTGGTGTCCTAACCGATAGACGAAGGGCGCGTGCGCTTCGTGGCGCCCTTATGACGGTGCAACGTGATTCATGCAAGCCAATTTTTCGCGTGACGGCGGCTTTTTTCCACAGCCTCCACGGAAAATGCTAAACTGGAAAAAACAATGCACTGTGAATGGTTTAGCAGAATGCTTTCCCATGGTTATGCACAGCTTGTGGGGGAGGATGAAGTGGCACGCCCTAGGGGAGTCGAACCCCTCTTCCCAGAATGAAAATCTGGTGTCCTAACCGATAGACGAAGGGCGCCTGCGCTTCGTGGCGCCCTTATAGTCAGGGCGATTTGATCCGGCAAGCGGAAACTTGACGTTGTTCATGAGAAAATTCGATCGCTGGTCAATGGCGCAAATGCAAGAAAGCACGCAGCGCCTGTGCGTTCGAATTCATCGGGAAAATACAAAATAAGGAGGATATGGAGTGGCACGCCCTAGGGGAGTCGAACCCCTCTTCCCAGAATGAAAATCTGGTGTCCTAACCGATAGACGAAGGGCGCGTGCGCTCCGTGGCGCCCTTATAGTCAGGGGCATTCAAAGCCGCAAGCGCCATTTTTCGATTTTTTCAAAAAAATGACAGTCATGTCCGGCATGTGGAAAACATTGAAAGCTGAATGATTCAGCAGTCTTGACCGAAGCGATTTCCGCTTCCTGGCAGGCATGGCCTTCAATGGCTCAGAGCTTTGGCGCCTCGGTCTTTTTTCCGCCGGTCAGCATTCGGCGAAGCGACGACATGAATTTGTTCTTTTTCTGCTGCTCGGCCGGAGTGGCTTCGGTGGCGTCGGCGCCGACCGGGATTGCGGCCTCGCCGGGATCGACACCGGCCGTGGATGCGCCGGCCTGGCCTTGGATCGCCGGCGCTGGCGCCGTCGCTGAGGCGGGGGCATAGGAGAGCATCTTGCGCTTCGGGCGAGGATCGGACAGGCGCTTGAGCACTGGCGGGCCGTCTTCCTCGGCGACGGGCGCGACCGCAACGGTTCCTGCAGTGGCCTCAGCCTCGGTCAGCGGCAGCGCATCGGCGGGAATGTCGACGATTCCCTGCTGTTGCTGTGCCGATGGGCTGAACAGGCTCTTGCTCATCGCGTTGATCTTCATGGTCGGCATGTCGCTTGGCACTATGCTGGAAGACGCGGCAATGTCTGTCGGCTGAGATCCGGCCGTTGCGCCAGTATCGGTTGGCATGACGGCCGGAGCGCTGGCAGAAGCGGAGAACAGGCTGTTATTGCCGGCATCGACACGGGCTGGCTGCATGATCACCTGGCCAAGATCCGCCGCTTGCGGCTGTTGTGTAACCGCCATGACTTCGGGCGGCGGCTCGGCGATATCGGCATAGGCTGCCGCCATGGTTGAGGTTTTCGAAGCGGTGACGCCCGGGGACGGTTCATACAGCGGCAGTTCGCCATTGGCGGATGGAGCGGCAGCCTTCGTGCCCGCGCTTCCGGCAGCGACCACAATCGGGTCGACATAGCCTTCGGTCTTGGCGGCGGCCTTGCCGCCTGCGGTAGCCAGTTGCGCTGCGTCACCCAGAGACATCACTTCATCGGCGCTGGTCTGGCAGGAGGCCAGCATAAGTGCGGACAGCATCGCGGCAGTGCGCAAGCGGGGCGTCAAGGGGGCCGTGCGGGAAAGAAGGAATTTGCTCATCTTGGCCTCTGTCCTGTCGGATCGTCCCGGTAAGGGGCTGGAGGCGCCGCGAACGGCGCACTCTCTCGAGAACCCAGATAAGCGTGCAAACTTGCGCGAGGCGGGCTTACCAGGCGCCTGTGTTCGGCATGGACAGCCAGGGTTCGGCCGGTGCCAGGCTTTCGCCCTTCTGCAGGATCTCGATGGAGATGCCGTCAGGCGAGCGAACAAAGGCCATGTGGCCGCAGCGGGGTGGCCGGTTGATCGTGACGCCTGCATCCATCAGCTTCTGGCAGATCGCATAAATATCATCGACCTCATAGGCGAGGTGACCGAAATTGCGACCGCCGGCATAGTCCTCTGTGTCCCAATTGTAGGTCAGTTCTAGGCACGGTGCGGAATTGGCTTTTGCCTGATCGACGTCTTCGTCGGCAACGAGAAAGACCAACGTGAACCGCCCCTTTTCATTTTCGTAACGACGGATCTCTTTCAGGCCAAAAATGTTACTATAAAAGTCGAGTGAGGCGTCCAGGTCTTTGACCCGGACCATTGTGTGCAAATAGCGCATGAGCGTTCTCCCTGATAACTGACGTGATATGGAACAGTGGACAGGTTCGAGCAAGGCTAAGTCTGCAAAAGCTTCTGGGTAAATATGAAACTAGGGCTTGCGCTGGTCCGTTAACGGAATGTTAATCTGGTCGGCAAGAATCGGTTAACCCTACAATGTGACGCGTTTTCGAGGGGCTTGGGGAATGGCGGACAAGATATCATCGAAAGGGCTCGCTGGTTTCGAGGAGCTGTCTGGCGATGCTGTAGACCTTATTGAGATCACCGGCGTCGTGAAATGGTTCGACGTTGCCAAGGGGTTCGGTTTTATCATCCCGGACAACGGCATGCAGGATGTGCTCTTGCATGTGACCTGCCTTCGCCGGGATGGATATCAGACCATACTGGAAGGGACGCGCATCGTCGCGCTCATCCAGAAGCGTGACCGCGGTTACCAGGCCTTCCGCATTCTCTCCATGGACCAGTCGACGGCGGTGCATCCGTCGCAGCTGCCGCCAGTGCGCACGCATGTGCAGGTCACGGCGACAAGCGGGCTGGAACGCGCACTGGTCAAATGGTTCAACCGCACCAAGGGCTTCGGCTTCCTCACGCGCGGCGAAGGCACGGAAGACATCTTCGTCCACATGGAAACGCTGCGTCGCTTCGGCCTGACTGAGCTTAGGCCCGGCCAGACGGTTCTGGTGCGGTTCGGCCCCGGCGACAAGGGTCTGATGGCGGCGGAAATCCACCCCGACAATCCGTCACCCGCAACCATGGCGCATTGATCCGATGGCCGCGTCTGTGCAGAAATTGAAAAGCGCCGTCCTGGCGCTTTTTTTATTGGTCGGCCTTGTCCTTCCATCCCTTGCCGAAGTCACGTTTGATACCGGCAAGCTGACCATTGAGACAACGACCGGAGAAGTTCGGGAGTTCGACGTCGAATGGGCGATCAGCATGGAGCAAAGGGCGAGGGGGCTGATGCAGCGCGAACATCTGGCGGAGGACGCCGGGATGCTGTTCGATTTCGGTGAAAGCCGCATGGTGACGATGTGGATGGCCAACACGCCGCTGTCGCTCGACATGCTGTTCATCAACGAAACAGGCCGAATCGTGCGTGTCGCCGAGCGCACCACGCCGTTTTCCGAGGCCATTGTCGGCTCGGGTGAGCCGGTGCGTTATGTTCTGGAGATTCGCGGCGGACGGGCAGGCCAACTCGGGATCGCCGCCGGCAGCCGTATGCGCCTGCCGCTTGCGGTTCCGCAGCGGTCGCAGCCCTGAGGTTTTTCATTTTGTGCAAATACCTGCTGGGAAACCGCTTTTTTACTGTTGCGGCCTACAGGTGAACCGTGTATTCCGGCAAACATTGCTGGAACGGAGTGTAGCGCAGCCTGGTAGCGCATCTGGTTTGGGACCAGAGGGTCGGGAGTTCGAATCTCTCCACTCCGACCAAGCAATAACAGGCCGATCAGCGATGGTCGGCTGGATCGAGGCGGCGGGACGGCTCGCCGTATATGTCCTGGAGATGGATGCGACCATGTCTGCGAAGATCTACCGCCCCGCAAAGACGGCCATGCAGTCCGGCAAGGCAAAAACCCAGTTCTGGGTGCTTGAATTCGACCAGGCCAGCCCCCGCAAGATCGATCCGGTCATGGGCTACACAACATCCGCAGACACCCGCCAGCAGGTCAAGCTGACCTTCGAGACGCTCGATCAGGCAGAGGCCTATGCGCAGCGCGAAGGCATCGAATACCGCGTGATCCTGCCGAAGGAAGCCAAGCGGCAGGTCGTTTCCTATACCGATAATTTCCGTTTCAGCCGCCTTCAGCCCTGGACTCACTGAGTTCGGCAAGGCTGCAAGCGGTTTGCCTGGCCTGTGTGCCGGCTGACGGCCCCTTAGCTCAGCTGGATAGAGCACCTGCCTTCTAAGCAGGTTGTCGTAGGTTCGATTCCTACAGGGGTCGCCAAATATTTGAAGTTACTCAGTAAATTGCGACCAGTAGCGTTTTGAGCAAAAAGTGTGGATGGGGCATTTCTGCCGCCGCCGCCAACCTTTCGGAAACCCTTGACCGCCATAATGCGTGCACGAGAGGTTAACCATGTCGACATCCGCTGCCAATCGCCGCGCGCCGCGCAAGCGCCGCAAATCCACCCGCGCTTCGTCCGGCCAGGGCCTGACGTCGTGGCTCGTTCTGCTGGCTGTGGTTGCCGGCGGGATTGCCACCTACGACAATCGCGTCACGATCATGAAAGAAGTCTCGCCCTACCTTGTCGATCGTCCCTCGGAGCGGCAGGCATCCGGCGCCGGCAATGCACGAGCGGAAAAGCCGGAGAAGAAGAGCACCAGTGTCGCGCGCGGGGATCAGCAGCCCGCCAGGTCTTCAGGATCGCCGGTGCCACCGGTTGCAGTCGGCCAGGTCGCCAAGCTGCCGGTGCCGGATGCAAAGCCGACGGAGATTGCCGCCAACCTGCCCCTTGCCGGCCAGAGTTTCACCGGCAAGTTCTACTATTGCGGTACGTCCGGCCTGGATAATTGCATCGCCAGTGGCGATACCTTCTGGTACCGCAAGACCAAGATCGTGCTTTCGGACATCGTTGCGCCTGGCACAGAGGATGCAGCCTGCCGGCAGGAGCGCGACCGGGGCTTCGCCGCCAAGGTTCGGCTGCGCGATCTGCTCAACGACGGCAAGTTCGATCTGGAGATCCTGAAGGCGCAAGGCTCGCAGGATCGCGGGCCGGTCAGCCGCGTGGTCACCCGCAATGGACGCTCGCTGGGCTCCATTCTCGTGTCCGAGGGCCTTGCACAACCACGCATGGGGCGCCGGCAGTCCTGGTGCCCCTGACAACGGAAACGGCGAACCCAAGCTGACAAACAAAACATTGTTGCCTGCATGAAAAAGCCCGCTCCGGATCATCTCCAGAGCGGGCTTTTCTGTCGATCGAATGGTTCAGCCGATCAGTGAAGGATCTGGCTGAGGAAGAGCTTCGTGCGCTCGTGCTGCGGATTGTCGAAGAATTCGGCCGGAGAATTCTGTTCGACGATCTGGCCCTGGTCCATGAAGATCACCCGGTTGGCCACCTGGCGGGCAAAGCCCATTTCGTGGGTGACGCAGAGCATGGTCATGCCCTCTTCGGCAAGGCCGACCATGGTGTCGAGCACTTCCTTGACCATTTCCGGATCAAGCGCCGAGGTCGGTTCGTCAAACAGCATGATCTTCGGCTTCATGCACAGCGCGCGGGCAATCGCCACGCGCTGCTGCTGGCCGCCTGACAGCTGGCCGGGATACTTGTGCGCCTGTTCCGGGATCTTCACGCGCTTCAGGAAGTGCATCGCCACCTCTTCCGCTTCCTTCTTCGGCATCTTGCGCACCCAGATCGGCGCAAGCGTGCAGTTTTCCAGGATCGTCAGGTGCGGGAAGAGATTGAAGTGCTGGAATACCATGCCGACTTCGCGGCGCACTTCGTCGATCTTCTTCAGGTCATTGGTCAGTTCGATATTGTCGACGATGATATTGCCCGACTGATGTTCCTCCAGTCGGTTGATGCAACGGATCATCGTCGACTTGCCAGAGCCCGACGGGCCGGCGATGACGATGCGTTCGCCCTTCATCACCTTGAGGTTGATATCGCGCAGAACGTGAAAATCGCCATACCACTTGTTCATGTTGACCAGTTCGACGGCGACGTCGGTATCGGAAACCGTGGCGGTCTTGAGTTGAGCTTCAGCCATGAGAGTGTTCCTGTTTAGCGTTTATGTCCGGTGTCGAGATGCCGTTCGATGAAGGCGGAATAACGCGACATGCCGAAGCAGAAGATCCAGAAGATGAAGCCTGCAAAGATGAGGCCCGTCAACGGTGTTACGGGTGTGATCCACCGGGCGTCACCGAAGCTTGCCTTCACGATGCCGAGCAGGTCGTACATGTTGATGATCGAGACCAGCGACGTATCCTTGAACATGCCGATGAAGGTGTTCACGATACCCGGAACGACGAGCTTGATCGCTTGCGGCATGATGATGAAGAACATCTTCTGACCGTAGTTCAGGCCAAGCGAATCCGCACCTTCGTACTGTCCCTTCGGAATGGCCTGCAGGCCACCGCGAATGACTTCCGCCATATAGGCCGATGCGAAGATCGAAACACCGACCAGCGCACGCACGAACTTGTCGATATTGTCGCCCGGCGGCAGGAACAGCGGCAGAAGCACACTGGCCATGAACAGCACGGTAATCAGCGGCACGCCGCGTACCAGTTCGATGAAGCCGACCGAGGCCGCCTTGACGATCGGCATTTGCGACCGCCGGCCCATGGCCAGCAGAATGCCGAAGGGCAGGGAGACGACGATGCCGATGAACGACAGGATCAGCGTCACCATCAGGCCGCCCCATTGCGATGTCTCGACATGGGTCAGGCCGAATGAACCGCCGAGCAGCAGAACATAGGCGACGATCGGCAGGACGATCAGCAGAAGCAGGGCGTTGAGGCCCTTGCGCGGTGCCTTCGGGATGAGGAAGGGGATCAAGATTGCAACGAACAGCACGGCAATCAGGATCGGCCGCCACAACTGATCGCGCGGATAGGAGCCGACCATGAACTGGGTGAACCAGTCGCCGACATAGGCCCAGCAGGCGCCGCTCCAGCCGTCGGGCTGTGTGCCGCCCTGCACGAGGGTTGCGCAGGCTGCGCGGCCGTCACCCGACCAGACGGCTGAAATGAACAGCCAGTCGAAGACAGAGGTGACGAACCAGATGATCACCGCGCCGAAGACGACGGTCATCACCGTGTC encodes:
- a CDS encoding amino acid ABC transporter permease, producing the protein MSKDISYLRQDFLPGLPAPMSGNSASGWMRKNLFATPLDTVMTVVFGAVIIWFVTSVFDWLFISAVWSGDGRAACATLVQGGTQPDGWSGACWAYVGDWFTQFMVGSYPRDQLWRPILIAVLFVAILIPFLIPKAPRKGLNALLLLIVLPIVAYVLLLGGSFGLTHVETSQWGGLMVTLILSFIGIVVSLPFGILLAMGRRSQMPIVKAASVGFIELVRGVPLITVLFMASVLLPLFLPPGDNIDKFVRALVGVSIFASAYMAEVIRGGLQAIPKGQYEGADSLGLNYGQKMFFIIMPQAIKLVVPGIVNTFIGMFKDTSLVSIINMYDLLGIVKASFGDARWITPVTPLTGLIFAGFIFWIFCFGMSRYSAFIERHLDTGHKR